CTCCAATTATCCTTCCATTCAGTTTTGAACTTTGGCCTTTAGTTACCTATGATGCCCTTCATAATTATCCAGCCTTTAAATCCAAGATTTCTTTTGCAGTCCTCCTCCGGAAGTAAGACATGTGTTTCTATACAAGACAACCAATTACGGAAACCAATTTAGTTCATTTAGCATGTAACAAAGCATCAAATCTTGGTTAAATTCTACAAAATACAGAATATGTATTAACAGCAAAACAAGAGCAGTACCTGTCCAAAAACAAGCTCCATATCTCTGCTGTAGAAGTCTATATATTTAAGCATGAACATGCCACAATCCCACCTAAGATGACAGACAACTCAGCAAGTAGTACACTGGGTTTATTTTAGAATAAAGGTAGAGTAATGCCATGGGAGATTATAAGTTTCGTAACACTGGAAGATGGCATGAAACCCTCTATTTGAAGAGAGTCCCCTATTCATACCTATCTTACGGTACAAGATCAAGCAGAAAAATAATTGTATCCGTAATAGGACTACTACAAAGATAAGAAAAATACCCATTCTCCTGCAAAGGAAGGTTTTGGACACCTTCCTGCTTCCATGCATGAACGTCTATCTGTTTGCCACTCTTGTCTTTTACCTCATCCACAAGATATTTGGCCTGGTACAGGTGGAAAAGGCTCAAGTTAGAATCATCAACACATGATAGACCATGATGTCCTGAACAGAAAACACGAGCAGCGAGATGTGCTCTTGGTAGGGAGATATCACTTACTAAGATTCTCAGGGCCTTCATGTCCATGTAGCCAAGTGAATCCAGATATTGGAACTTTTTCTCCTTTATGTTGATGACTGCTAAACACCAATGCACATCCTTGTGTATGGGGACAAAAATCTGGACACGGTGACTAGTTTCGATTAAAAGAATGGCCAAATCACAGGAGGATGAAAGGTTGACAAAGGACCGTAATACCATTTACCTTATCACAATCAATCAGGTTGTACCCTAACTTCCTTTTCGTTGTCCATCTCCTAACGGACTTATAATCATACCCACCATTAATCAGCTGACAGCAGAAGCATGAGAAAAATATGAGTTATGATTAACGGAAAACTGAGTTAAGTACAATATATCAACACATTAAATCCACCAGAAATGAAATGATATCAGTTGATAATATGAATATGGAATCATTAGAAGAAATTAGTACTACAGTGATAACCAAGCCATACTACTTCTGCATGCCATCTCATTATACTAAATGATGGAATAGAGTAATGAAATAGCAAGCGCAAGTGCAGCGGTTTCTGTAATTGCAATAGTAGAAATTTAGAGCAAAAAGAAACTAGGACACAGGGCCGCATTAAACAATCAAACAGAAACTAGCTGAATGACACTCTACAGGGATTCAAGTAAAAATCATTGCAAGTGAAAGGCAAAGCAATGCCTAACTGATGTGATGGATCATTGGATATAGTAGCATACCTTCTTGTAGAAAAAGGTGTTGAAGAAGTGGCACTTTAAGAACTTGTTGGGTTCTCTCAGTTCCCTTTCTTTCAGGAGTTCAAGATACAAATTTATCACCTGAAAATAATCAGAGATGCAATTACACTTGTGATTATTTATATGCTTACTCTGGAGTCCAATGTACGAGAAGGGGGGACATATAGGCTATAGCAGGAGAAATTGAATACCTCGTCATTCAGCCACTCTTTATCATTCAGGCACTGCAAGATCTCTCTTGTTATAACAATATTTGAAGCTTCATGGACCGACAATGTCTCACTTctggagaagaaaggaggcCATTTTCAAACAGTGCTAATTATGCTAGACATTTTACACAAGAAATATGCCCACAGCCTACTGTCTCTAAACTCTTAACAAGAACAGAGAAGAGGCAAAACCTTTTCCTGCCACCAAGAGCATGACGAACATTGTCCTCATCCTCATCCGTTAGAGGAACAAAAGGTTCAGGCACCTCCTGAAACATATGTTAACACACATATTAGCATCAAACATCGGAATAACATTCTTTTAGAAATAAGATTATCCGCTAGTTTGATTATAACATTTTAGCCTCGTTTTCTGCAATAATAGTCAATAAGTGCATTGCACTTAAGTATATTTCCCTTTTAAAAGTGCACTTTAAAGTATTCATAAACGAACATATgaagtcaaaaaaaattcagttttCACTTTCCTGTGTTAATGAAAATGCAAACCCCCCAGATTCTTTCCCAAAATACTTTCAGAAACATCACAATGAACTCGGCAACATTTGGTAGGACGTGACCTTTTGGGTTGATGGCAGTAGAAACAGCCTAAATTATTTAAACCAAATCATAtacaagagaagagaaaatatCTTTGTCAACCACCAtatagaaaaacaaataactCTCATATATCGCTTTGTTTTCTAAGCAAGCATACTTATAATTTGCTACTATCATCAACTAAGTGGCAAATAATCGATGCATGCCAAGCAACAAAGGACTTCTCAATTTCTCATATATGCTCCATAAACTTTAGTACCTATGCGCGATAACAATATTGTGTGCAAGCATTATGTACAAGTCGGTCATGCAATTTTTATTTCATCCTGAAACAAACCaaactttgttttcttttattattatgAAACGTTTCTGATTCATCCATCCTATTACTATCAGAtatagattatttttttcacacCATCAAATATACATAGTTAACAAGATAAACAACATTTTCATGAAAACCTCTCCCCTTTCCACAAAATGTTCAGATTAGAAAATTTTCAAATACCAGAGTAGCCCCCAGCGTGTGCAATTTGATGAACGTGCATTTACTCCTAGCAAAGGTGACGTGGTTTTGTCATTAGTCTGCTGGATGTCTCATCAATGCTATGCATGCAGCAGAGCAACTAGCCAGCGGTTCTCATCTTATCCTGATTGGGCTCCAAcagtttgcatgcatgcatgtataagtCAAATGTCGGAACCCATAACGTCTGAATGTTGTAAGACGACCCACTTTTTGGGAAAGTTAGAAAACACTAAGCCGACCTATTTTGTGGGGAGGAAGTACAGAGTACCAAGAATGGAGAAAATCCTCCTCTTTTTGGTTCACATTGACCTAATCCTTTCATAGGAACTCAGACCCAAATGCACGCATCCCGTGATTAGTTCAGAATAACTTTGATGTGAACAGAATTAGTTACTTACATAATCACGCACTCAGAAAATTCTTTTGTTCACGACAGGTTTACAGTGTTTCCTTCCATTCACTATTAAATTGATCAATTCAAGTAACTTGGGCACAAACTTACAGCAACACCGCATTTTAGGCCACAGTTACAGTATACGATTTTTCACCATTCGCAGACAAAACGAACAACAAAAGGCATACCTCTTTGTTGGGCGTGATCCGCGGGAGGACCTCCGCAAGCCGTTCAAGCCCAAGTCGGCCTTTCTCGGCGAGTTGCACTTCAAACTCAAGTGTCCTGAGCCTAGCATCGCGCTGCCGGCTGGACTTCTCGTACAGCTCCTTGTATAAAGGGACTTTCCTACCCACCACTTTCGCCTTCGCCTCTTCCTCTACATCTTGCTCATCCTCCTTGTCCTGCCTTATATCCTCATTGTCATCGACCATGACCACCTCAGGGATAGCTTCCGTCCCTCTCGGAACATGGACGGCAGGAGTTGGCCGCGGGGGGTGGGTAACGCTATAGACGAGGTCCGCGTACTGGTCGAGGCCAAGAGGTTTAGGTGGTGGGGACGGAGAGTACCACGGTGGATTGGAGTTGGGCCGGCTATTGCCACCGCGGAAGGAGCGGCGGACGCGCTGGGGCCCATGGATGGGGCGCGAgatcggcggcgccgggggaaGGCGGCGTCTGGGGTGCGGCAGCGACGAgtgggaggaggtggaggccgtggcggcggcggccgcggcggaggaggaggggcccggcgcggcggaggaaggcgaggcgTAGTGGAGAGGCGGAGGTGAGGAGACGGGGAGGAGGGGCGCGAGCTTGGTCCTCTTGGAGGGAGGTGGAGGGGAGGGCGGGAAGGAGGGGTGGAGGCGGTGGTCGGCGGAGACGCGCTTGCGGCTGTCTGTGAGGGCGCCCATCGCCGCCGGtggaaaccctagctaggcgAAATTGGGCCTGCCTGCCTTCCCCCGCTGTGTTCGGGCTCGGCCGCTTCAGATCGAGCGGCAGAAGCACAGCGCGGGGGCTTCGACGAAGCTAGGAATCGCtcctttttcctcttttcttccCATCAAATTAAATGAGGTGCTATTTTGGATCAGTACGAATTCTCCTTCCAGGATGATCCACCACGTTCCTAGTGGCCTAGTGTGTATTCCGATAACAGTAAACCACAGGTCTGGCGAAAAGTCAGTATGTTATTGGTGAATTTTCATTCCTGCTGGTCTAACGGTTATGAAACTGGTACTGACAAACTCAAACCATAGACCACTGTGCTCAGTTCAGACATGTAGACTTAACATGTCATACTCGTCATTCTGACTCGCACATCAAGTAATCAACTCAAATCTTAGTCACGCTATGCACCTCTGACTCCCTCCACCACTCTGTTGCTCCCAATTCCGATTAATGTACCTCCAGCCCTATCCATCGGCTGCAACCTCCCTCAAAAAATCATACGCGCCACGAGGTTGGCTCCCTCTATCGGTAGCGCTTCGTGGGACGGCGGTGGAGATGGATCGTGAAGGAGATGCTCAGGACGAAGAGAGATGGTTGTCTGTCTGCAGCATCCTGACTTCACGGACAGCGTCCGACAGCAGTAGGGCGCTAGATGCAAGAGAGATGGTTGGTGGCTTGCAACGACGATGTCGTCGGACGGCCCAACAAATAAAGGATATGTGAATACTCTGAAAGGCGTCCGACCTCCACCCGAGGGCCCATGCAACAACCTAAAGTAGGAGCATAGGATGCAACACGATATTTTGGTGGCTTCCTACATTTTTAACATAGGGAATCTTTCCTTGTAACCGGCTGGGGACCTGTAAACCTAACCTGGCTGTACTATATAAGTCGGGTGAGGAAAAAATGCAAGAGGAATCTAAACAACTTTTAGATAATCCCTTTATATCCTTAGGGCGAGGTAGAACTTTACACGGATCTCTTGACACAAGTCTCCTctacacacacatatatcaAAACGACATCTGGAGATTTGTTCTCTCGTATCACTCGAACAAATTGAGGCAAGACCAATGCAACCAAAAACACAACAATAGGGTATTACCTCGACCGTGAGGGCCTAAACCTGTCTAAATCTTTGTCTCTTATGCTATTGGTGACACACTGTCGTAAACTACCCAGGAACAAATATTGGTGGTATGTGGTATAAAACACCAACATCATTGTTCCATTTTTCCACACGAAACATCTAGGAGCTCATCGACGACAAAGAAGAATGGATTGGGTGCGGGTCCAACGTTGGGCGACGACGATGACACggaggagaaggtgggggatgatgatgatgatgaggaggaggaggaggaggaggaggcaagGGTGTCATGGAGAAATGTAATGTTCAATTTAGCCACCTGGCACCACCTTAAATGTGGGGGTGACCTATCGGTTTTCTTGTCAAACTCCATAATTTGGTAAAATTTGGGTTAAGTGAAAATAAGTACTCCAAGGAGTGTGAAACCGATGCCAAGCATTTCAGTTGTGTTCCTTTCAAACTGTAACCCCGAAAGATGTGgtttttgaaatttactcacAACTAGCACGATGCCAGTGCGCTAATGGTGCCTGCCTTATCTTCTTCATGCATGGGAATACTCGCTCGCACGCTGTGCATGACTTCTCTTCTTCAACGAAGCAAGCGCAGACTTTAGAAACTGCTGACACTTAGTTAGGTACGCAGTTGCATTTCTACGGACTAAAAACATATAATCCATATTCGTTGTTTTCATCTCAATATTTTATGTCCAATCAACAAGTGATGTAATCTGAAAGTGACGGACCGCCGTATTGGAGTAAAGATGATTAAAGAAGACCAGAATTCATGGTAGCACTTGCATCTTCTCTCCCTAGGACAggacgtactccctccgtttcataaagattggcacggctttgaactagctctagtACAAAGACAaatatgccaatctttatggaacggagcgAGTAACTGTGACGTGGTAGTCTGGTGGAGAAGGTTGACTTCTCCGATACTCATCATCAAGGTTTGCCATAAAGGATAACAACATAATGGTAAAGAAGTTTGTCTTCTCATATATTTGATGATTTCGTTTCTTGTATCGTTGATATTAGCGCAAAAGCCTTCTACCATGTTAATTGCCAACGGAGTTATTAGCGAAGGCAGTACTCCAAGTAAACAAAGAGTCCTACCACTCCACTGTGCATGCCCTAAAACCTAGTCAAGCAATGGAGTTTTCGCCAAACGCTGCCTGCTTTATAAAAAGACCTTGTGATATAAGTTTTGAGATGTTTGACTGCACGAATAAAACACCTGCAAAAGAGAATGTCGGTAGTCTAAACAGCTAAACCCAATGTTTTCAGTTTCTTCTGCAGAAAATATATCTTGGAGATTCCGTGATGATATTTTGTTCCATACGGCTCAACTGTTGAACTGAAAATGTGCGGCAATAATGCTTTCAGTTATACGATACATATACATGATACATCATCTTCAGCTCATAGTAATAGAAAGAATCCATCTTAAAGCACTACTATCTTGGAATTTTGTCTCCTCACATCTTAAGGCCTATCTCAAACTGCAGCTTCTCATGACCTTTCTCTAGATCAGTAACTGCTCACACAATTTTTCAGACTTGTGCTCAGAGCATGAATCAAGGTTGCTCGTGCTACCATCTTGAAAAATTTCCATTCCTTGATTCTTCCCAAATCTTGGATCAAAAAATTGGCCATTATCTCATCCGCTACATGTCAGACGATCGATTTGCATACTCTTGAACCAATGCTCCAAAGAGCGATGGTCTTTCGATCAGGCTCGCAGGCCGGTCAAACTCCTTTGCTAGTCCTGATAACACATTGATTTGGAATTTTAGAAATGTTGTTAAGAAATATAGTTATATAGCTAGTCTAGTTCTGATGTTTCTGACGCTTTGAAAACGGTTTATTTGTCAACGAGGTGCTAAATTTCAGTGTCCTTTTTTAAGAAATTGTATGCTAAAACCCACAGACAAATATATGCTAAATTTCAGGTGATTACCTGCATCAATGACCAGGACTCTGTCGCAATCCATGACCGTCGGTATCCTGTGCGCAATGCTAATGATGGTGCACTCTGCAAAGTCTTCCCGGATGATCCTCTGAATTACAGCATCGGTTTGAGAGTCCACAGAAGCAGTTGCCTCGTCCATGAACAGTATTCTGCTGTGTTTCAGCATCACCCGGCCCAGACAAAGCAGTTGGCGTTGTCCCACACTCCAGTTCTCTCCATTGTCGACAACTAGATAAACAAGCCATAAGTATCATCATATTAGGATGTATGTCCAGTGAATGTTTTTAGAATTACTATTTGCAACGTGATTAGAATAACTTAGCATGTTAATGGACAAAGATTAGGCATTTTCGATTAGTTCCAGTTCCAGTGCATGCACTTGTTGAGGTAGAACAGTATGTAAATGTACATGGTAACAAACAAAATTTATAATTAGAGTACCTGATGCGTCCAGCTTTTCAGGTTTTGAAGCCACAGCTTCTTTCAGCTGACAACGATCCAAGGCCTACATGCAACAGGTTTAGGTTATGAAGATTGCAAATAAAAGACAATAAATAGAAATGTGTTTTGTCAAATACCTTCCAAATTTCAACATCAGAATACTCCTCAAGCGGGTCGATGTTGCTCCGGATAGTACCTTCAAATAGTACGGGCTCTTGAGGGATGATACCGAACCGAGACCTCAGATCATGGAGTCCCAAGGTGCAGATGTCGATGCCATCGATGATTATCTTCCCCTCCGAAGGCTCCACTATTCTGAACAAGGCCTGGATCAGTGTTGATTTTCCACTGCCAGTTCTACCAACAACTCCAATCTTCTCTCCTCCATGTATGCTTAGTGTGATGCCCTTCAGCACTAGTGGAGTGTTATGCCGATACCTGACCTGCATACCAACACAGCATATGGCTTCTTGTTCAGGTCATGTTTTCTGTTTCAGGATAAGATTTAGAAGTCACAATTAATGCACCATAAAGAAGATACCTTGAGATCAATAACGTCTATATTGCCTTTTGTTGGCCAGTTTGCAGCAGGTAGACAGTCCTTGATCCTCCATTCTGCCTCGGATGGAATGTTTGTGAATTGCTTTATCCTCTCGACTGAGACCATTTTATTTTCGATGAAGCAACTCATCCATACAGCCCAGAACAACACTGAGTTGAGAGATAGACCATAGGAGAGCGATAGACCGACAAATTCTGCATAATAAGTAGAGACAGAAGCTTAGAAACATCACCATGAAAATTCCAAGGCAGCAAGTCAACAGTACGAACACTACTGTTTAACAAACTTATTTCGTCATTTTCTTAGTGTTTAGAGGTTTGCAGATGGTTTGTAGTCCTGAAATTCTTGAAAGATAtccttcaaaaaaacaaattattggAACTTGACAACATTTTCATCAGAACAGGTCATAATGATACCCTCACAATGATCAATTAATCATCGTTAGTACATTGCACCATTACAGATGTATACATGCTTACAGTTACTAGACTGCATATTGAGTAGTTATGTACATGGCAAAAAGAGCGAGAAGAAACCTACCTGGCTTGACGAAGCTTTTCGGCAGAGTGACCATAAGCAAGGCAGTGAAGCAGAGAACAAAGCTCCCAACCAGCTCTAGCCGGAAACCGAGCCACTCGTTGGCGCCATTGTTGTGGAAATCCATCCTCAAGCTGGAATTCACCCGGTTGAGGTTCTCCTGGAAGAAGGTATCCCCTTTCCTGAAGCACCTGATGGTCATGACACCCTGAACCGTCTCGGAGAAGTGGTGGATCACCGGTGCCTTGGTGATGGACTCGAGCCGAGTCAGCTCCCTCGACGTTGCAAGGTAGTAGCCCTGCAGACCAAAATGTCAAATGATGGTGCTGATTGAAACAAACAGAAACCGTCTGCAGTAGTGAGAGTTGTTGCATTGCTGCTGGTTGGTAGTGGTAACTAATGAATTGAACTTACCCGGTACCACAAGTTAAGTATGAGAAGTGGGATAATGGCGATGACCGACGGCCATGCCACCTGGCATGTGACAACCAGCACGCTGATGACCGTGATGTACATGGACACGCTGAGCCAGACGAAGAAGGGCAGGAACAGATCGACGTTGGTCTGGTCCGAAGACGCCTGTTGTAGGAGCATCGGAAATTACTCAAGATCATGATGCGCCAAACAATAAAGAAAACATGAAGAAGTTTCAAATTACTCCAGAGCAATACGTACCCTGCTGAGGATCCTGCCGGAGGGGGTGGTGTCGAAGAACGACATGGGTGC
The Brachypodium distachyon strain Bd21 chromosome 2, Brachypodium_distachyon_v3.0, whole genome shotgun sequence genome window above contains:
- the LOC100831337 gene encoding ubiquitin-like-specific protease ESD4, with product MGALTDSRKRVSADHRLHPSFPPSPPPPSKRTKLAPLLPVSSPPPLHYASPSSAAPGPSSSAAAAAATASTSSHSSLPHPRRRLPPAPPISRPIHGPQRVRRSFRGGNSRPNSNPPWYSPSPPPKPLGLDQYADLVYSVTHPPRPTPAVHVPRGTEAIPEVVMVDDNEDIRQDKEDEQDVEEEAKAKVVGRKVPLYKELYEKSSRQRDARLRTLEFEVQLAEKGRLGLERLAEVLPRITPNKEEVPEPFVPLTDEDEDNVRHALGGRKRSETLSVHEASNIVITREILQCLNDKEWLNDEVINLYLELLKERELREPNKFLKCHFFNTFFYKKLINGGYDYKSVRRWTTKRKLGYNLIDCDKIFVPIHKDVHWCLAVINIKEKKFQYLDSLGYMDMKALRILAKYLVDEVKDKSGKQIDVHAWKQEGVQNLPLQENGWDCGMFMLKYIDFYSRDMELVFGQKHMSYFRRRTAKEILDLKAG